A genomic segment from Corylus avellana chromosome ca5, CavTom2PMs-1.0 encodes:
- the LOC132183202 gene encoding probable CoA ligase CCL9, whose amino-acid sequence MENQTLTGLLTSAAREFASRRALSVSGKLDLTYASLQELIESAATQLVAAGVSVGDVVALVFPNTVEFVIMFLAVIRARATAAPLNPAYTSEEFEFYLADSESKFLLTSKEGNDPAQAAASKLKISHATAALSEADTEFALSLTQSDSDPNSLTKLTNHPIDVSLFLHTSGTTSRPKGVPLTQLNLASSVLNIRSVYKLTESDSTVLVLPLFHVHGLIAGLLSSLGAGAAVVLPASGRFSASTFWSDMHKYKATWYTAVPTIHQIILDRHLGNPESEYPKLRFIRSCSASLAPAILGRLEEAFGAPVLEAYAMTEAAHLMASNPLPEDGPHMPGSVGIPVGQEMTVLDENGVTQEVEISGEVCIRGPNVAMGYKNNPEANKTAFRFGWFHTGDLGYFDSNGYLHLVGRIKELINRGGEKISPIEVDAVLLSHPEIAQGVAFGVPDDKYGEEINCAIIRREGSEIDEAEVLRFCKKTLAGFKVPKKVFIIDSLPKTATGKIQRRSVAEHFLAQISTAKVPKFGA is encoded by the exons atggagaatcAAACACTCACCGGATTGTTGACAAGTGCCGCCAGAGAGTTCGCATCACGGCGAGCCCTCTCGGTCTCAGGCAAGTTGGATTTGACGTACGCTAGCCTCCAAGAACTCATCGAAAGTGCCGCCACTCAGCTTGTCGCTGCTGGTGTAAGCGTCGGAGATGTCGTGGCGCTCGTTTTCCCCAACACCGTCGAG TTTGTTATAATGTTTTTGGCAGTAATCCGAGCGAGAGCCACGGCTGCGCCGCTCAACCCAGCCTACACATCAGAAGAGTTCGAGTTCTACTTAGCTGATTCAGAGTCCAAGTTCTTATTAACCTCAAAAGAAGGAAACGACCCAGCTCAAGCCGCGGCTTCTAAGCTTAAAATCTCACACGCCACAGCCGCGCTCTCCGAAGCCGACACCGAGTTCGCTCTGTCGCTAACTCAGTCTGATTCGGACCCCAACTCGCTCACCAAACTCACCAACCACCCGATAGACGTGTCCCTCTTCCTCCACACGTCAGGCACCACGAGCCGGCCCAAGGGTGTCCCCCTGACGCAGCTCAACTTGGCCTCGTCGGTGCTAAACATCAGGTCAGTCTACAAACTCACCGAGTCGGACTCGACCGTGTTAGTCCTCCCACTCTTCCACGTCCACGGGCTCATAGCCGGGTTGCTGAGCTCACTCGGAGCCGGAGCCGCCGTGGTTCTCCCCGCCTCGGGCCGATTCTCGGCTTCAACGTTTTGGTCAGACATGCACAAATATAAGGCCACGTGGTATACCGCAGTGCCGACAATCCATCAAATCATATTGGATCGGCACTTGGGTAACCCGGAATCTGAATACCCGAAGCTCAGGTTCATCCGGAGCTGTAGCGCGTCTCTGGCGCCGGCCATACTGGGCAGGCTGGAGGAGGCATTCGGGGCTCCAGTACTGGAGGCGTACGCGATGACAGAGGCAGCCCATCTGATGGCGTCGAACCCGCTACCTGAGGATGGCCCGCATATGCCCGGGTCGGTGGGAATTCCGGTTGGTCAAGAAATGACGGTGTTGGATGAGAATGGGGTGACTCAAGAGGTTGAGATAAGCGGGGAGGTGTGTATAAGGGGACCAAATGTGGCCATGGGTTACAAAAATAACCCGGAGGCTAACAAGACCGCTTTTCGGTTTGGGTGGTTTCACACAGGCGATCTCGGGTACTTTGATTCAAACGGGTATTTGCATCTTGTTGGCCGGATCAAGGAGCTCATTAATCGTGGAG GGGAGAAAATATCACCAATTGAGGTGGATGCAGTACTTTTGTCTCATCCTGAAATTGCTCAAGGAGTTGCCTTCGGGGTCCCTGATGACAAATACGGCGAAGAG ATAAACTGTGCAATCATACGAAGAGAAGGATCAGAGATTGACGAGGCAGAGGTACTGAGATTTTGCAAGAAGACTCTTGCTGGCTTCAAAGTCCCGAAAAAGGTATTTATAATTGATTCTCTCCCGAAGACGGCTACTGGGAAGATCCAACGGCGTTCTGTAGCGGAACACTTCCTTGCTCAAATCTCTACCGCTAAAGTCCCTAAGTTTGGAGCCTAG
- the LOC132181956 gene encoding uncharacterized protein LOC132181956, which yields MASSISSKWSKIQKNHSPSSHGTPYKLVSISGLLIFLFCIFFLNPPNNYQPFSRLLSTSSCPTTTTTPNSLTNISHIVFGIVGALNTWNSRKPYVESWWRPNITRGYLFLDRPPGPEFQPWPSNLPPLRVSEDVRKIPTLTKTVNPIPARIVRAIIEAFREGDKNVRWYVMGDDDTIFFLDNLIGVLAKYNHSKYYYIGSNSESIMSNIDFSFDMAFGGAGYALSYPVVEALAAKLDSCIERDSQEHFSDYILHSCLADLGVYLTLEKGFHQIDMRNDTTGFLSAQPHTPFLSFHHIDAIDPIFPSMNRSEAINHLMKAAKADQSRLLQQTICYHRPTNWSFSVSWGYSAYIYENIIPRSILCRPLQTFTKWRREVKLHFYVFYTRPLSSDPCQAPHVFFFDSIELTQGDEQVVTTYIRKSPRGLPNCSSTGNHSADAITKIQVLSPATTRLEAGGRDCCDIEYADRTSVTQVKYRPCLKNEVIA from the exons ATggcttcttcaatttcttcaaaatggagcaaaattcaaaaaaatcacagcCCTTCATCTCATGGAACCCCATACAAGTTGGTATCTATTTCAGGGCTGCTCATCTTTTTGTTCTGCATCTTCTTCTTAAACCCTCCCAACAATTACCAACCTTTCAGTCGTCTCTTATCAACCTCCTCATGTCCCACTACTACTACTACTCCCAACTCTCTGACCAACATCAGCCACATTGTTTTTGGAATTGTCGGCGCCCTGAATACATGGAACTCCAGAAAACCATACGTTGAATCATGGTGGCGACCAAACATAACTCGGGGATATCTTTTCCTCGACAGACCACCGGGGCCGGAATTCCAACCATGGCCTTCAAATCTTCCTCCTCTTCGTGTCAGCGAGGATGTCAGGAAGATCCCAACATTAACGAAAACGGTGAACCCAATTCCGGCTCGAATTGTGCGAGCAATAATTGAAGCGTTTAGGGAGGGAGATAAAAACGTGAGGTGGTATGTGATGGGAGATGACGATACAAtcttttttcttgataatttaATTGGGGTTCTTGCAAAATACAACCATTCAAAGTACTACTATATTGGGTCAAATTCTGAGTCTATTATGTCCAACATTGATTTCTCGTTTGATATGGCTTTTGGTGGGGCTGGATATGCTCTTAGTTACCCTGTTGTGGAGGCATTGGCAGCCAAGTTAGACTCTTGTATTGAGAGAGATTCGCAGGAGCATTTCAGTGATTATATTTTGCACTCATGTTTGGCTGATTTAGGAGTTTATTTAACTCTCGAGAAAGGGTTTCACCAG ATCGATATGCGCAATGACACAACAGGTTTTCTATCAGCTCAGCCTCACACCCCTTTCCTCTCCTTCCACCACATTGACGCCATTGACCCAATCTTCCCTTCCATGAACCGTTCGGAAGCCATAAACCACCTCATGAAGGCAGCGAAAGCCGACCAATCCCGTCTTCTTCAACAAACCATATGCTACCACAGGCCAACCAACTGGTCTTTCTCTGTCTCTTGGGGCTACTCTGCTTATATCTATGAAAACATAATCCCTCGGAGCATTTTATGCAGACCCCTTCAGACATTTACAAAATGGAGGAGAGAGGTAAAGCTACACTTCTACGTGTTCTACACCCGACCACTCTCTAGCGATCCCTGTCAAGCTCCCCatgtgtttttctttgattctatAGAGCTTACACAAGGTGATGAACAAGTTGTTACTACATATATTAGAAAATCGCCTCGGGGTTTACCAAATTGTTCATCCACTGGTAATCATTCAGCAGATGCAATCACCAAAATTCAGGTGCTTTCACCAGCAACAACACGCCTGGAG GCCGGAGGAAGAGATTGTTGTGACATTGAATATGCGGATAGAACCAGTGTTACACAAGTCAAATATAGGCCTtgcttgaaaaatgaagtgatTGCCTAA